The Ovis aries strain OAR_USU_Benz2616 breed Rambouillet chromosome 11, ARS-UI_Ramb_v3.0, whole genome shotgun sequence genome window below encodes:
- the MRC2 gene encoding C-type mannose receptor 2, translating into MGPGRPTLAPWPHHLLRCALLFGGLHLGRPAAAALPEPSVFVIFSHGLQGCLEAQGGQVRVSPACNASLPAQRWKWVSRNRLFNLGTMQCLGTGWPGTNTTASLGMYECDREALSLRWNCRTLGDQLSLLLGGRSGNTSKAGTPERGDQTRSGQWRIYGSDEDLCARPYYEVYTIQGNSHGKPCTIPFKYDNQWFHGCTSTGREDGHLWCATTQDYGKDERWGFCPIKGNDCETFWDKDQLTDSCYQFNFQSTLSWREAWASCEQQGADLLSITEIHEQTYINGLLTGYSSTLWIGLNDLDTSGGWQWSDNSPLKYLNWESDQPDNPSEENCGVIRTESSGGWQNRDCSIALPYVCKKKPNATAAEPPPPDVWANVKVECEPSWQPFQGHCYRLQAEKRSWQESKKMCLRGGGDLLSIHSMAELEFITKQIKQEVEELWIGLNDLKLQMNFEWSDGSLVSFTHWHPFEPNNFRDSLEDCVTIWGPEGRWNDSPCNQSLPSICKKAGQLSQGAAEEDHGCRQGWTWHSPSCYWLGEDQVTYSEARRLCTDHGSQLVTITNRFEQAFISSLIYNWDGEYFWTALQDLNFTGSFRWLSGDEVMYTHWNRDQPGYSRGGCVALATGSAMGLWEVKNCTSFRARYICRQSLGTPVTPELPGPDPTPSLTGACPQGWGSDPKLRHCYKVFSSERLQDKKTWVQAQGACQELGAQLLSLASYEEEHFVANMLNKIFGELEPEIHEQHWFWIGLNRRDPGAGQSWRWSDGLGFSYHNFDRSRHDDDDIRGCTVLDLASLQWVAMQCETQLDWICKIPRGTDVREPDVSPQGRREWLRFQEAEYKFFEHHSTWAQAQRICTWFQAELVSVHSQAELDFLGHNLQKFSRGQEQHWWIGLHTSESDGRFRWTDGSIINFISWAPGKPRPIGKDKKCVYMMASREDWGDQRCTTALPYICKRRNSTRELQPPDLPPTGGCPSGWSQFLNKCFRIQGQDPQDRVKWSEAQFSCEQQEAQLVTIANPLEQAFITASLPNVTFDLWIGLHASQRDFQWVEQEPLQYANWAPGEPSGPSPAPSGNIPTSCAVVLHSPSTHFTGRWDDQSCTEETHGFICQKATDPSLSPSPAASPPAPGTELSYLNGTFRLLQKPLRWHDALLLCESRNASLAHVLDPYTQAFLTQAARGLRTPLWIGLASEEGSRRYSWVSEEPLSYVSWQDGEPQLPGGCAYVDTDGTWRTTICDTKLQGAVCGVHGGPPPPRRISYHGSCPQGLADSAWIPFREHCYSFHMELLLGHKEALQRCQRAGGAVLSILDEMENVFVWEHLQSSEGQSRGAWLGMNFNPKGGTLVWQDNTAVNYSNWGPPGLGPSMLSHNSCYWIQSSSGLWRPGACTNITMGVVCKLPRAEASSFSPSAALPENPAALVVVLMAVLLLLALLTAALILYRRRQSVERGAFEGARYSRSSSGPSEATEKNILVSDMEMNEQQE; encoded by the exons AGCCCAGTGTCTTCGTCATCTTCagccatggactgcagggctGCCTGGAGGCCCAGGGTGGGCAAGTCCGAGTCTCTCCAGCCTGCAATGCCAGCCTTCCTGCCCAGCGCTGGAAGTGGGTCTCCCGAAACCGGCTGTTCAACCTGGGTACCATGCAGTGCCTGGGCACAGGCTGGCCAGGCACCAACACTACCGCCTCCCTGGGCATGTACGAGTGTGACCGCGAGGCACTGAGTCTTCGCTGGAACTGTCGCACCCTGGGCGACCAGCTGTCCTTGCTCCTGGGGGGCCGTTCTGGCAATACATCCAAGGCTGGCACCCCCGAGCGTGGCGACCAGACCCGCAGCGGCCAGTGGCGCATCTATGGCAGCGACGAGGACCTGTGTGCGCGGCCCTACTATG AGGTCTATACCATCCAGGGCAACTCCCACGGGAAGCCATGCACCATCCCCTTCAAGTATGACAACCAGTGGTTCCACGGCTGCACCAGCACCGGCCGCGAGGATGGGCACCTGTGGTGTGCCACCACCCAGGACTACGGCAAGGACGAGCGCTGGGGCTTCTGCCCCATCAAGG GTAACGACTGCGAGACCTTCTGGGACAAGGACCAGCTGACCGACAGCTGCTATCAGTTCAACTTCCAGTCCACGCTATCCTGGAGGGAGGCCTGGGCCAGCTGCGAGCAGCAGGGCGCGGACCTGCTGAGCATCACGGAGATCCACGAGCAGACCTACATCAATG GGCTCCTCACTGGCTACAGCTCCACACTGTGGATTGGCCTTAACGACCTGGACACCAGTGGAGGCTGGCAGTGGTCAGACAACTCGCCTCTTAAGTACCTCAACTGGGAGAGTG ATCAGCCTGACAACCCGAGTGAGGAGAACTGCGGGGTGATCCGCACGGAGTCGTCAGGCGGCTGGCAGAACCGCGACTGCAGCATCGCGCTGCCCTACGTCTGCAAGAAGAAGCCCAACGCCACGGCCGCCGAGCCCCCGCCTCCCG ATGTGTGGGCCAACGTGAAGGTGGAGTGTGAACCCAGCTGGCAGCCCTTCCAGGGCCACTGCTACCGCCTGCAGGCCGAGAAGCGCAGCTGGCAGGAGTCCAAGAAGATGTGTCTGCGGGGCGGGGGCGACTTGCTCAGCATCCACAGCATGGCGGAGCTGGAGTTCATCACCAAGCAGATCAAGCAGG AGGTGGAGGAGCTGTGGATTGGTCTCAACGACCTGAAACTGCAGATGAATTTTGAGTGGTCCGACGGGAGCCTCGTGAGCTTCACCCACTGGCACCCCTTTGAGCCCAACAACTTCCGAGACAGCCTGGAGGACTGTGTCACCATCTGGGGGCCG GAAGGCCGCTGGAACGACAGTCCCTGTAACCAGTCCCTGCCGTCCATTTGCAAGAAGGCGGGCCAGCTGAGCCAGGGGGCCGCCGAGGAGGACCACGGCTGCCGGCAG GGTTGGACGTGGCACAGCCCCTCCTGCTACTGGCTGGGAGAGGACCAGGTGACCTACAGTGAGGCCCGGCGCCTGTGCACCGACCACGGCTCTCAGCTGGTCACCATCACCAACAG GTTCGAGCAGGCCTTTATCAGCAGTCTCATCTACAACTGGGATGGCGAATACTTCTGGACAGCCCTGCAGGACCTCAACTTCACCGGCTCCTTCCGCTGGCTCAGTGGGGACGAGGTCATGTACACCCACTGGAACCGGGACCAGCCTG ggtacaGCCGTGGGGGCTGCGTGGCCCTGGCCACGGGCAGCGCCATGGGGCTGTGGGAGGTGAAGAACTGCACGTCGTTCCGGGCTCGCTACATCTGCCGCCAGAGCCTGGGCACGCCCGTGACGCCTGAGCTGCCTGGGCCAGACCCCACGCCCAGCCTCACCGGCGCCTGTCCGCAGggctggggctcagatcccaaACTCCGGCACTGCTATAAG GTGTTCAGCTCGGAGCGGCTGCAGGACAAGAAGACCTGGGTCCAGGCCCAAGGGgcctgccaggagctgggggcccAGCTGCTGAGCCTGGCCAGCTATGAAGAGGAGCACTTTGTGGCCAATATGCTCAACAAGATCTTCGG TGAATTAGAGCCCGAGATCCACGAGCAGCACTGGTTCTGGATCGGCCTGAACCGTCGAGACCCCGGAGCCGGGCAGAGCTGGCGCTGGAGTGATGGACTTGGG TTCTCTTACCACAATTTCGACCGGAGCCGGCACGACGATGATGACATCCGCGGCTGCACGGTGCTCGACCTGGCCTCCCTGCAGTGGGTGGCTATGCAGTGCGAGACGCAGCTGGACTGGATCTGCAAGATCCCTCGAG GCACGGACGTGCGGGAGCCTGACGTCAGCCCGCAAG GCCGGCGGGAATGGTTGCGTTTCCAGGAGGCTGAGTATAAGTTCTTCGAGCACCACTCCACGTGGGCGCAGGCGCAGCGCATCTGCACGTGGTTCCAGGCTGAACTGGTCTCAGTGCACAGCCAGGCCGAGCTGGATTTCCTGGGGCACAACCTGCAGAAG TTCTCTCGGGGCCAGGAGCAGCACTGGTGGATCGGCCTGCACACCTCAGAGAGCGACGGGCGCTTCAG GTGGACAGATGGTTCCATTATAAACTTCATCTCCTGGGCCCCCGGCAAACCTCGGCCCATCGGCAAGGACAAGAAGTGCGTGTACATGATGGCCAGCCGAG AGGACTGGGGGGACCAGAGGTGCACAACAGCCTTGCCTTATATCTGCAAGCGGCGCAACAGCACCAGAGAGCTGCAGCCCCCAGACCTGCCGCCCACAGGGGGCTGCCCCTCTGGCTGGAGCCAGTTCCTCAACAAG TGTTTCCGAATCCAAGGCCAGGACCCCCAGGATCGGGTGAAGTGGTCAGAGGCACAGTTCTCCTGTGAACAGCAAGAGGCCCAACTGGTCACCATTGCAAACCCCTTAGAGCAAG CGTTCATCACAGCCAGCCTGCCCAATGTGACCTTTGACCTTTGGATTGGCCTCCATGCCTCACAGAGGGACTTCCAGTGGGTGGAGCAGGAGCCTCTGCAGTATGCCAACTGGGCCCCCGGGGAGCCCTCTGGCCCTAGCCCTGCTCCCAGCGGCAACATACCG ACCAGCTGTGCCGTGGTCCTGCATAGCCCCTCAACCCACTTCACTGGCCGCTGGGACGACCAGAGCTGTACAGAGGAGACCCACGGCTTCATCTGCCAGAAGGCCACGG ACCCCTCCCTGAGCCCATCCCCAGCAGCGTCGCCCCCTGCCCCGGGCACTGAGCTCTCCTACCTCAACGGCACCTTCCGGCTGCTGCAGAAGCCGCTGCGCTGGCACGACGCCCTGTTGCTGTGTGAGAGCCGAAATGCCAGCCTGGCCCACGTGCTCGACCCCTACACCCAGGCCTTCCTCACTCAGGCTGCCCGAGGGCTGCGCACGCCACTCTGGATCGGGCTGGCCAGTGAGGAG GGCTCCCGGCGGTACTCTTGGGTCTCGGAGGAGCCACTGAGCTATGTGAGCTGGCAGGACGGGGAGCCCCAGCTCCCGGGGGGCTGTGCCTACGTGGACACGGATGGCACCTGGCGCACCACCATCTGTGACACCAAGTTGCAGGGTGCTGTGTGTGGAGTTCACGGTG GGCCCCCTCCTCCGCGACGAATAAGCTACCACGGGAGCTGTCCCCAGGGGCTGGCGGACTCGGCCTGGATTCCCTTCCGAGAGCACTGCTACTCCTTCCACATGGAGCTGCTGCTGGGCCACAAGGAGGCGCTGCAGCGCTGCCAGAGAG CGGGCGGCGCGGTCCTGTCCATCCTGGATGAGATGGAGAACGTGTTTGTCTGGGAGCATCTGCAGAGCTCTGAGGGCCAGAGTCGGGGCGCCTGGCTGGGCATGAACTTCAACCCCAAAG GGGGCACCCTGGTCTGGCAGGACAACACAGCTGTGAACTACTCCAACTGGGGGCCCCCAGGCCTGGGCCCCAGCATGCTGAGCCACAACAGCTGCTACTGGATCCAGAGCAGCAGCGGGCTGTGGCGCCCGGGGGCCTGCACCAACATCACCATGGGCGTCGTCTGCAAGCTCCCTCGAG CTGAGGCGAGCAGCTTCTCTCCATCAG CCGCCCTCCCGGAGAACCCCGCGGCCCTGGTGGTGGTGCTGATGGCGGTGCTCCTGCTCCTGGCCCTGCTGACCGCTGCCCTGATTCTCTACCGGCGGCGACAGAGCGTCGAGCGTGGGGCCTTTGAGGGTGCCCGCTACAGCCGCAGCTCCTCCGGCCCCAGCGAGGCCACCGAGAAGAATATCCTGGTGTCGGACATGGAAATGAACGAGCAGCAGGAGTAG
- the LOC105612785 gene encoding D-aminoacyl-tRNA deacylase 1-like yields the protein MKAVVPHVTQASITVGGEQIGAIRWVIGMLLGVSLEDAQKKLEHVGWKILNLRVFEDGSGKHWSKSVMDKQYDVLCQSSLQRVLKGNEPDFHLPMPAGQAEAFYKGFLEPLCKVARPELIKDGKFSAYLQVHIQNDGPVAVEPESSAPGAVASDSEHLAKLEKQQQKTEKARAKGPSESSKKRSAPHKEDHKASSGA from the coding sequence ATGAAGGCCGTGGTGCCGCACGTCACCCAGGCCAGCATCACAGTTGGAGGAGAGCAGATAGGCGCCATCAGATGGGTCATCGGCATGTTGCTGGGTGTTTCCCTGGAAGATGCACAAAAGAAACTGGAGCACGTGGGCTGGAAGATCTTAAACCTGCGTGTGTTTGAGGATGGAAGTGGGAAGCACTGGTCGAAGAGCGTGATGGACAAGCAGTACGATGTGCTGTGCCAGTCCTCCCTGCAACGCGTCCTCAAGGGCAACGAGCCCGACTTCCACCTGCCCATGCCCGCAGGGCAGGCTGAGGCCTTTTACAAGGGCTTCCTGGAGCCGCTGTGCAAGGTGGCGAGGCCAGAGCTCATCAAAGATGGCAAGTTCAGTGCCTACCTGCAAGTCCACATTCAGAACGACGGGCCTGTGGCCGTAGAACCGGAATCTTCGGCCCCTGGTGCTGTTGCCTCTGATTCAGAACACCTGGCGAAGCTTGAAAAGCAacaacagaagacagaaaaagccAGAGCCAAAGGGCCTTCCGAATCAAGCAAGAAGAGAAGCGCTCCCCACAAGGAAGACCACAAAGCCAGCAGCGGGGCCTAG